One segment of Rosa chinensis cultivar Old Blush chromosome 6, RchiOBHm-V2, whole genome shotgun sequence DNA contains the following:
- the LOC112171179 gene encoding probable inactive serine/threonine-protein kinase slob2, translating into MSEPSKISSAQEIEERLKRLKNPPQLKYRRTSPLNFKAYTFNDQGKRILQSSEESTSPTPTPSPPSLTPSPLVSSNPPPSRISSPLSPSPPFTPPPEEEFEMAGLGGNNEANQSIKDLSTSTVEGGLPRSIVFLAAADGKSQL; encoded by the coding sequence atgTCCGAGCCTTCTAAGATCTCTAGTGCACAAGAGATTGAAGAAAGACTTAAAcgtttgaagaatcctccaCAACTTAAGTACAGAAGAACTTCTCCTTTGAATTTCAAGGCATACACTTTTAACGATCAAGGGAAGAGGATCCTGCAGTCTTCAGAGGaatctacatcacctacacctaCTCCATCTCCACCATCACTTACGCCATCACCACTTGTATCATCCAACCCACCACCATCTCGGATCTCATCACCTCTCTCACCTTCACCACCATTTACGCCACCCCCTGAAGAAGAGTTTGAAATGGCTGGTCTTGGAGGAAATAATGAGGCTAATCAGAGTATCAAGGACCTCTCTACATCCACTGTTGAAGGAGGGCTTCCTCGTTCCATTGTTTTCCTAGCTGCTGCAGACGGCAAGTCTCAACTTTGA